One genomic window of Saccharomyces cerevisiae S288C chromosome XII, complete sequence includes the following:
- the SDH2 gene encoding succinate dehydrogenase iron-sulfur protein subunit SDH2 (Iron-sulfur protein subunit of succinate dehydrogenase; the complex couples the oxidation of succinate to the transfer of electrons to ubiquinone as part of the TCA cycle and the mitochondrial respiratory chain; other members are Sdh1p, Sdh3p, and Sdh4p) — protein sequence MLNVLLRRKAFCLVTKKGMATATTAAATHTPRLKTFKVYRWNPDEPSAKPHLQSYQVDLNDCGPMVLDALLKIKDEQDSTLTFRRSCREGICGSCAMNIGGRNTLACICKIDQNESKQLKIYPLPHMFIVKDLVPDLTNFYQQYKSIQPYLQRSSFPKDGTEVLQSIEDRKKLDGLYECILCACCSTSCPSYWWNQEQYLGPAVLMQAYRWLIDSRDQATKTRKAMLNNSMSLYRCHTIMNCTRTCPKGLNPGLAIAEIKKSLAFA from the coding sequence ATGTTGAACGTGCTATTGAGAAGGAAGGCCTTTTGTTTGGTGACGAAGAAGGGTATGGCTACTGCCACAACAGCTGCAGCTACGCATACCCCCAGattgaaaacttttaaaGTTTACAGATGGAATCCAGACGAGCCAAGTGCTAAACCTCATTTACAGTCATATCAAGTGGATCTGAATGACTGTGGGCCCATGGTACTTGATGCGCTGTTAAAGATCAAAGACGAACAGGATTCTACCCTAACTTTTAGAAGATCATGTAGAGAAGGTATCTGCGGTTCATGTGCCATGAACATTGGCGGTAGAAACACGCTAGCTTGTATATGTAAGATCGACCAGAACGAATCCAAACAACTCAAGATCTATCCATTACCCCACATGTTTATTGTCAAAGATTTGGTACCTGATTTAACTAACTTCTACCAACAATACAAATCTATCCAACCTTACTTACAGAGATCATCGTTTCCAAAGGATGGAACGGAAGTGCTACAAAGTATTGAAGATCGTAAGAAACTGGATGGTCTTTACGAATGTATTCTGTGTGCATGCTGCTCTACTTCATGTCCATCGTACTGGTGGAACCAAGAACAGTATTTGGGCCCTGCCGTGCTAATGCAAGCCTACCGTTGGCTAATTGACTCTAGAGACCAAGCTACAAAGACAAGAAAGGCCATGCTAAACAACTCCATGTCATTGTACAGATGTCACACCATCATGAACTGTACTAGAACTTGTCCAAAGGGCTTGAATCCTGGTTTGGCTATTGCTGAAATTAAGAAATCTTTGGCATTTGCCTAG
- the ATG10 gene encoding E2-like conjugating enzyme (Conserved E2-like conjugating enzyme; mediates formation of the Atg12p-Atg5p conjugate, which is a critical step in autophagy) produces the protein MIPYQEWHSQLQSLYDSQIFHNWALCQDVHLNDEKDGLLLRLIPTRQLQKNTERIENKLLNHIELYLTYSKVYNEPLLLLRIWEEKSIDGIPMTKLMLPTDIESLLDVQGKFQLGLDTIINLEGSVWYSFHPCDTSCIVGDQAEFMSTYLRRWVSIFIFSWLGYEDS, from the coding sequence ATGATTCCTTACCAGGAGTGGCATAGCCAACTGCAATCGTTGTATGACTCCCAGATTTTCCATAACTGGGCCCTTTGCCAAGATGTCCATTTGaatgatgaaaaggatGGACTTCTTTTGCGTTTAATACCTACTCGACAACTGCAGAAAAATACTGAGCgtatagaaaataaattacTAAATCATATAGAATTATATCTTACATATTCAAAAGTATATAACGAGCCCTTACTACTTTTGCGAATATGGGAGGAGAAAAGCATAGATGGTATTCCAATGACCAAATTGATGCTCCCAACTGATATCGAATCGCTGCTTGATGTTCAAGGCAAATTCCAACTAGGTTTGGATACTATCATTAACCTGGAAGGTAGCGTTTGGTATTCTTTCCATCCATGCGATACATCATGTATAGTAGGTGACCAGGCTGAGTTCATGTCAACTTACTTAAGACGATGGGTCagtattttcatatttagTTGGTTAGGTTATGAAGATTCATAG
- the RPL8B gene encoding 60S ribosomal protein eL8 RPL8B (Ribosomal 60S subunit protein L8A; required for processing of 27SA3 pre-rRNA to 27SB during assembly of large subunit; binds Domain I of 25S, 5.8 S rRNAs; mutation results in decreased amounts of free 60S subunits; RPL8B has paralog RPL8A from whole genome duplication; RPL8A or RPL8B ribosomes not functionally interchangeable; proportions of Rpl8ap, Rpl8bp in 80S ribosome differ in glucose and glycerol; homologous to mammalian ribosomal protein L7A, no bacterial homolog) — protein sequence MAPGKKVAPAPFGAKSTKSNKAKNPLTHSTPKNFGIGQAVQPKRNLSRYVKWPEYVRLQRQKKILSIRLKVPPTIAQFQYTLDRNTAAETFKLFNKYRPETAAEKKERLTKEAAAIAEGKSKQDASPKPYAVKYGLNHVVSLIENKKAKLVLIANDVDPIELVVFLPALCKKMGVPYAIIKGKARLGTLVNQKTSAVAALTEVRAEDEAALAKLVSTIDANFADKYDEVKKHWGGGILGNKAQAKMDKRAKTSDSA from the coding sequence atggCTCCAGGTAAGAAAGTTGCTCCAGCTCCATTCGGTGCTAAGTCCACTAAGTCTAACAAGGCTAAGAACCCATTGACTCACTCTACTCCAAAGAACTTCGGTATTGGCCAAGCTGTCCAACCAAAGAGAAACTTGTCCAGATACGTCAAATGGCCAGAATATGTCAGATTGCAAAGACAAAAGAAGATCTTGTCCATCAGATTGAAGGTTCCTCCAACCATTGCTCAATTCCAATACACTTTGGACAGAAACACCGCTGCTGAAACCTTCAAGTTGTTCAACAAGTACAGACCAGAAACCGCtgctgaaaagaaggaaagaTTGACCAAGGAAGCTGCCGCTATCGCTGAAGGTAAGTCTAAGCAAGACGCTTCTCCAAAGCCATACGCTGTTAAGTACGGTTTGAACCATGTTGTCTCTTTGattgaaaacaagaagGCCAAGTTGGTTTTGATTGCTAACGACGTCGACCCAATTGAATTGGTTGTTTTCCTACCAGCTTTGTGTAAGAAGATGGGTGTTCCATACGCCATTATCAAGGGTAAGGCTAGATTGGGTACTTTGGTTAACCAAAAGACTTCTGCTGTTGCCGCTTTGACCGAAGTCAGAGCCGAAGACGAAGCTGCTTTGGCTAAGTTGGTTTCCACCATTGACGCTAACTTCGCTGACAAATACGATGAAGTCAAGAAGCACTGGGGCGGTGGTATCCTTGGTAACAAGGCTCAAGCTAAGATGGACAAGAGAGCTAAGACTTCCGACTCCGCTTAA
- the FPS1 gene encoding Fps1p (Aquaglyceroporin, plasma membrane channel; involved in efflux of glycerol and xylitol, and in transport of acetate, arsenite, and antimonite; key factor in maintaining redox balance by mediating passive diffusion of glycerol; phosphorylated by Hog1p and Slt2p MAPK; deletion improves xylose fermentation; regulated by Rgc1p and Ask10p, which are regulated by Hog1p phosphorylation under osmotic stress; phosphorylation by Ypk1p required to maintain an open state), which produces MSNPQKALNDFLSSESVHTHDSSRKQSNKQSSDEGRSSSQPSHHHSGGTNNNNNNNNNNNNSNNNNNGNDGGNDDDYDYEMQDYRPSPQSARPTPTYVPQYSVESGTAFPIQEVIPSAYINTQDINHKDNGPPSASSNRAFRPRGQTTVSANVLNIEDFYKNADDAHTIPESHLSRRRSRSRATSNAGHSANTGATNGRTTGAQTNMESNESPRNVPIMVKPKTLYQNPQTPTVLPSTYHPINKWSSVKNTYLKEFLAEFMGTMVMIIFGSAVVCQVNVAGKIQQDNFNVALDNLNVTGSSAETIDAMKSLTSLVSSVAGGTFDDVALGWAAAVVMGYFCAGGSAISGAHLNPSITLANLVYRGFPLKKVPYYFAGQLIGAFTGALILFIWYKRVLQEAYSDWWMNESVAGMFCVFPKPYLSSGRQFFSEFLCGAMLQAGTFALTDPYTCLSSDVFPLMMFILIFIINASMAYQTGTAMNLARDLGPRLALYAVGFDHKMLWVHHHHFFWVPMVGPFIGALMGGLVYDVCIYQGHESPVNWSLPVYKEMIMRAWFRRPGWKKRNRARRTSDLSDFSYNNDDDEEFGERMALQKTKTKSSISDNENEAGEKKVQFKSVQRGKRTFGGIPTILEEEDSIETASLGATTTDSIGLSDTSSEDSHYGNAKKVT; this is translated from the coding sequence ATGAGTAATCCTCAAAAAGCTCTAAACGACTTTCTGTCCAGTGAATCTGTTCATACACATGATAGTTCTAGGAAACAATCTAATAAGCAGTCATCCGACGAAGGACGCTCTTCATCACAACCTTCACATCATCACTCTGGTGGTactaacaacaataataacaataataataataataataacagtaacaacaacaacaacggCAACGATGGGGGAAATGATGACGACTATGATTATGAAATGCAAGATTATAGACCTTCTCCGCAAAGTGCGCGGCCTACTCCCACGTATGTTCCACAATATTCTGTAGAAAGTGGGACTGCTTTCCCGATTCAAGAGGTTATTCCTAGCGCATACATTAACACACAAGATATAAACCATAAAGATAACGGTCCGCCGAGTGCAAGCAGTAATAGAGCATTCAGGCCTAGAGGGCAGACCACAGTGTCGGCCAACGTGCTTAACATTGAagatttttacaaaaatgcAGACGATGCGCATACCATCCCGGAGTCACATTTATCGAGAAGGAGAAGTAGGTCGAGGGCTACGAGTAATGCTGGGCACAGTGCCAATACAGGCGCCACGAATGGCAGGACTACTGGTGCCCAAACTAATATGGAAAGCAATGAATCACCACGTAACGTCCCCATTATGGTGAAGCCAAAGACATTATACCAGAACCCTCAAACACCTACAGTCTTGCCCTCCACATACCATCCAATTAATAAATGGTCTTCCGTCAAAAACACTTATTTGAAGGAATTTTTAGCCGAGTTTATGGGAACAATGGTTATGATTATTTTCGGTAGTGCTGTTGTTTGTCAGGTCAATGTTGCTGGGAAAATACAGCAGGACAATTTCAACGTGGCTTTGGATAACCTTAACGTTACCGGGTCTTCTGCAGAAACGATAGACGCTATGAAGAGTTTAACATCCTTGGTTTCATCCGTTGCGGGCGGTACCTTTGATGATGTGGCATTGGGCTGGGCTGCTGCCGTGGTGATGGGCTATTTCTGCGCTGGTGGTAGTGCCATCTCAGGTGCTCATTTGAATCCGTCTATTACATTAGCCAATTTGGTGTATAGAGGTTTTCCCCTGAAGAAAGTTCCTTATTACTTTGCTGGACAATTGATCGGTGCCTTCACAGGCGCTTTGATCTTGTTTATTTGGTACAAAAGGGTGTTACAAGAGGCATATAGCGATTGGTGGATGAATGAAAGTGTTGCGGGAATGTTTTGCGTTTTTCCAAAGCCTTATCTAAGTTCAGGAcggcaatttttttccgaATTTTTATGTGGAGCTATGTTACAAGCAGGAACATTTGCGCTGACCGATCCTTATACGTGTTTGTCCTCTGATGTTTTCCCATTGATGATgtttattttgattttcattatcaatgCTTCCATGGCTTATCAGACAGGTACAGCAATGAATTTGGCTCGTGATCTGGGCCCACGTCTTGCACTATATGCAGTTGGATTTGATCATAAAATGCTTTGGGtgcatcatcatcatttcTTTTGGGTTCCCATGGTAGGCCCATTTATTGGTGCGTTAATGGGGGGGTTGGTTTACGATGTCTGTATTTATCAGGGTCATGAATCTCCAGTCAACTGGTCTTTACCAGTTTATAAGGAAATGATTATGAGAGCCTGGTTTAGAAGGCCTGGttggaagaagagaaaTAGAGCAAGAAGAACATCGGACCTGAGTGACTTCTCATACAAtaacgatgatgatgaggaaTTTGGAGAAAGAATGGCTCTTCAAAAGACAAAGACCAAGTCATCTATTTCAGACAACGAAAATGAAGCaggagaaaagaaagtgcAATTTAAATCTGTTCAGCGCGGCAAAAGAACGTTTGGTGGTATACCAACAattcttgaagaagaagattccATTGAAACTGCTTCGCTAGGTGCGACGACGACTGATTCTATTGGGTTATCCGACACATCATCAGAAGATTCGCATTATGGTAATGCTAAGAAGGTAACATGA